A region of Bradysia coprophila strain Holo2 unplaced genomic scaffold, BU_Bcop_v1 contig_373, whole genome shotgun sequence DNA encodes the following proteins:
- the LOC119082009 gene encoding uncharacterized protein LOC119082009 — translation MDNSFRKSFKQDIPAGNSTTTSDDDIIAHTDDCVADMSDIIEEMRVLMDELDKDGIEALLDLERDVDRIEDEPKTIDHVMDLRAKFFKPTPREMIDRRIAPLLARAPEPTITERETTEDYDDFWGDIFDGISDDVPSERNSHSELSGCNGHRPPIINLEVPLTEDPIGNSARSNAPEQFDDLNTTTGVTTTGVTTTGGTTTSQ, via the exons ATGGACAACAGTTTTCGGAAAAGCTTTAAGCAGGACATCCCTGCCGGCAATAGCACTACAACATC CGATGACGACATTATTGCGCATACGGACGACTGCGTTGCGGATATGTCGGATATAATCGAAGAAATGCGTGTGCTAATGGACGAATTGGACAAAGACGGCATAGAAGCACTGTTAGACTTGGAACGCGATGTCGATCGTATAGAAGATGAGCCCAAGACAATTGACCATGTTATGGATTTGCGTGCAAAGTTTTTTAAACCAACACCAAGAGAAATGATAGACAGACGTATTGCTCCGCTTCTCGCCAGAGCTCCAGAACCCACTATCACAG AGAGGGAAACCACGGAAGACTATGACGACTTTTGGGGTGATATTTTCGATGGAATTAGCGATGATGTTCCATCAGAAAGAAACAGCCACTCAGAATTGTCTGGATGCAATGGGCACCGTCCCCCGATAATAAATCTTGAAGTACCACTTACTGAGGATCCTATCGGTAACTCTGCTCGATCTAATGCACCAGAGCAATTCGACGATCTCAACACAACCACGGGTGTCACCACAACAGGTGTCACTACAACTGGTGGCACTACAACCAGTCAATAA